The following is a genomic window from Saprospiraceae bacterium.
TCTGCAGGAGAAAGTCTTATGGATGCATCAAAAATACTTGATCTCTTGCAGGTTGCTATACAAAATCTTCCTGAAAAACAAAGACTTGTATTTAATATGAGATATTATGACGAGATGCCATACCATGATATAGCAGAGATCACCGAAACCAGCGAAGGAGCGTTAAAAGCATCTTATCATCATGCAGTCAAAAAGATAGAAGAATTTTTAAAATCCAAAGTAGAGTAAAAAAGACATCAATGAATCAAAATTATACATCAGAAGTAAAAGAAGAGTTAAAGATGCTCGCGCCTGTCTTGTCAGGATTGCCGAAAGCAAACATTCATAAATTGCCGGAAGGATACTTTGAAGACGTAGAAGAAAAAATAATGAGTCAAATATTGCTGACAAATTATGAACTCACGAAATCTGTACCGTCCGGCTATCTTGAAAAAGTTGAAGATGACATCTTGAGCAAAGTTATATCCGTACATACTGTTAAAGAAAATCGCATTGTTGGTATTTTGAAGTACAAAAAGCTAATCGCCTCTATTGCAGCAATGATGCTCTTTGTTTTGGCCACATGGTTTGTTTTCAACCGGGTAGAAGAGACATCAGGCGAAATCGTGATAAATGCAGAAGAACACGATACTTATCTTGAATATATCCACAAAAATATAGGTGATTATGATATCAATATGCTTGTGGACAAGGGACTTATTGCTGAAGAAGACCTGGTTATGGAATCATCTGTCTTCGAACAATTTGATGCAGAAGATACAACAACCTGGATGGAAAGTGACATAAATTTTTAACACATTTAATACTGATTTTTTTAAAAAAATATAAATTAAAACATATAAAATTTAATATCATGAATAAGATTAAATCATCATTTTTATTGTTTTTGCTTCTCGCATTTTTTATCACCAATGCTCAGGACAGGCAAAGCAGGGATCGTGTGAAAGATAAAATAAAAGCACAGAGAGTAGCGTATATCACCGATCAGCTTGATCTCAGCGAAACAGAATCTCAGAAATTCTGGCCTGTATATAATGCATACACCACAGAACTCGAAAATCTGAAGTCATCTCTTGATATTCAATTCAAAAGAGACCTTAGTGATAAAGAAGCTGAAGACATGCTGACAAGTATGCTGGACGGACGTGCAAAAGAAATCGAGATTCAGAAAAGATATGTTCAAAAACTAAAATCCGCTATACCAGCCAAAAAAATTGTAATGCTCTACCGTGCAGAAAGAGAATTTAAAGAAAAACTGATTTCAGGAGTCAGGGAAAGGAGAAAAGAAAGAACGAAAGGATAGAAATAATAAAATATTCTTCAATAATTGTAACCATATGTTCACACATGTCGTAATGAATTAAACAAATAAAATTTAACAAATTATGGCATCAGAAATTATTGCAACAATCGGTCTCTTCATCACCTTAATTGTGTTGATAGTATCCTATTTCAGAACCCGGCATACAGAAAGAATGGCACTCATCAATTCTGGAAGAACAGCCAGAATATTTGATGAGAAGGATGGAGAATCTAATGGAGCATTGAAACTTGGTTTGTTTCTCTTATCCATTGGTTTGGGTCTTTTGATAGGTTTGATTGTCGACAACATACTTAATTCAGAACCATCAGGAGTATTTGTAAGTATTCTTTCATTAGGTGGGATGTCACTCATCATTTATCACTTCTACATAGAAGGTAAGAGAAAAGAAAGAATTAAAGATCCGGAAGACATGGTATAGTCATCGGAAAGAAATGATAAGAAGCCTGGTTGTCTTCAATCAGGCTTTTTTTATTAACCCTGAATATATAACCGCTTGATCCTGGTGGAAATTCTGCTCAATATCTCATAGGGTATCGTGCCACAAGTTGTTGCCAGGCTTTCGACAGGTTTGTCTTTACCAAAGACCACTGCTTCATCCCCGACATTTACATCAGCTCCGCTGCCTAAGTCAATGATTGTCAAATCCATACATACATTACCTATGATAGGAAAATCGGCTCCGTGGATGTTGACACTATATCGACCGTTACCGGCATTTCTGAGCAGACCGTCGGCATATCCTATGTTAATGACAGCTATTTTGCCCGACTTTGATACCTGACCTCTTCTATTGTATCCTATGAAGGCATCCCTACTTACATCCTTTACTTGTATCACATTTGCTTTTAAGGTGTGTACTTTCTCAAGTTGTTCATTCAAAATGCCTGTACTATCGATACCGTATAAGCCCAATCCAAGTCTTACCATGTCAAAATGGTATTGCGGAAATCTGACAATGCCAGCAGAATTGAGAATATGTTTAAGTGGTTGATATCCCAGTGCCGATGTAAGGGTATCAAAATGTTTGGTCAAAAGCGCTACCTGATGCTCTGTGAATGCATCATCTCCGGCATCCTCACTGCTGCTGAGATGGCTGAACACCGAAGCCACCTTTATCAAACTGGTATTTTTAAGTTGCTCTGTTAATAAGGGAATATCATCACTCATAAACCCCATTCTGTGCATGCCTGTATCTATCTTGATATGGATTTTAAAAGCTGATTTATTGGTCAGTTTTAAATAATCGATCATTTCTCTTAACTGTTCATTGCTGTACACTTCCGGTTCGAGATCATAGTTTGCCATATCATTCACGCTATTGCGATCAGGGTTCAGGATGATGACAGGCAACTTTATACCTGCCTTCCTCAATTGGATGCCTTCGTCAATATATGCTACGGCGACATATGCCACCTTTCTATGCTCGAGAAATTTGGCCAGCTCTTCACTACCGCTACCGTAGGCTGAAGCCTTGATGACAGCAATGATTTTAGTGTCCTTTTTTATATATTGAGAAAAAACCCTGAGGTTGTGTCCCAAAGCTTGAAGATCGGTTTCTAGTGTGGCGGTATGTATTTTTTCTGAAAGAAAATCGACAATCTTTTCCAGTTTGAATATCCTGGCACCTTTTAGCAAGATCATCATTTGAGAAAGATC
Proteins encoded in this region:
- the alr gene encoding alanine racemase translates to MKQTQHGTEIKIHYNNQILKFQLPFVEKASIDNALHCLAALFVVGVSIEDTKAGLLHLHNLPMRLELKNGINGSILVNDTYNADIQSFRMAMDFVEQQAGLREKVVVISDFLQTGLTQSELNQALADIINKHKVKYVIGIGNIVEYLKNFLNPDVSFKHFKTTEKLLEKVHELDLSQMMILLKGARIFKLEKIVDFLSEKIHTATLETDLQALGHNLRVFSQYIKKDTKIIAVIKASAYGSGSEELAKFLEHRKVAYVAVAYIDEGIQLRKAGIKLPVIILNPDRNSVNDMANYDLEPEVYSNEQLREMIDYLKLTNKSAFKIHIKIDTGMHRMGFMSDDIPLLTEQLKNTSLIKVASVFSHLSSSEDAGDDAFTEHQVALLTKHFDTLTSALGYQPLKHILNSAGIVRFPQYHFDMVRLGLGLYGIDSTGILNEQLEKVHTLKANVIQVKDVSRDAFIGYNRRGQVSKSGKIAVINIGYADGLLRNAGNGRYSVNIHGADFPIIGNVCMDLTIIDLGSGADVNVGDEAVVFGKDKPVESLATTCGTIPYEILSRISTRIKRLYIQG